The Mobula birostris isolate sMobBir1 chromosome 11, sMobBir1.hap1, whole genome shotgun sequence genome has a segment encoding these proteins:
- the LOC140205015 gene encoding MOB kinase activator 2-like isoform X2 has protein sequence MDWLMGKTAKSKPDDKLPLPEEKKLYLDAEYTSARVSDADLPMLVSLPREIDQNEWLANNTTTFFNHINLQYSAISEFCTAETCPVMNACNTQYFWTDERGKKIKCTAPQYIDLVMTHIQKLLTDEEIFPTKYGKEFPSTFESLIQKICRYLFHVLAHIYCAHFKEVVALELHPHLNTLYMHFLIFVREFNLVDPKETAVMRDLTDVLLSGAPQPQNHVNHR, from the exons gaAGACTGCAAAGTCAAAGCCAGATGATAAACTGCCTTTGCCTGAGGAGAAGAAACTGTATCTGGATGCAGAGTATACATCGGCCCGAGTGTCTGATGCTGATTTGCCCATGCTGGTTTCTTTGCCCAGAGAGATTGATCAGAATGAGTGGTTGGCAAATAACA CGACGACATTTTTCAATCACATAAACCTCCAGTACAGTGCAATCTCTGAGTTCTGCACAGCAGAGACCTGCCCAGTGATGAATGCGTGTAATAC tcagtacttctggaCAGATGAGCGGGGGAAGAAAATAAAATGTACTGCACCACAGTATATTGATCTAGTGATGACCCACATCCAAAAACTACTGACTGATGAggaaatctttcctaccaagtATG GTAAAGAGTTCCCGAGTACTTTCGAATCGCTCATCCAGAAGATTTGTCGCTACCTCTTCCATGTTCTTGCTCACATCTACTGTGCCCACTTCAAGGAGGTGGTGGCCCTCGAACTGCACCCACACCTCAATACTTTGTACATGCACTTTCTGATCTTTGTCAGGGAGTTCAATCTCGTTGACCCCAAGGAAACAGCCGTGATGAGGGACTTAACAGATGTTCTCCTCAGTGGTGCACCACAGCCCCAGAACCACGTCAACCACAGATGA
- the LOC140205015 gene encoding MOB kinase activator 2-like isoform X1, whose protein sequence is MVLQAVGKALRYKKRKTAKSKPDDKLPLPEEKKLYLDAEYTSARVSDADLPMLVSLPREIDQNEWLANNTTTFFNHINLQYSAISEFCTAETCPVMNACNTQYFWTDERGKKIKCTAPQYIDLVMTHIQKLLTDEEIFPTKYGKEFPSTFESLIQKICRYLFHVLAHIYCAHFKEVVALELHPHLNTLYMHFLIFVREFNLVDPKETAVMRDLTDVLLSGAPQPQNHVNHR, encoded by the exons gaAGACTGCAAAGTCAAAGCCAGATGATAAACTGCCTTTGCCTGAGGAGAAGAAACTGTATCTGGATGCAGAGTATACATCGGCCCGAGTGTCTGATGCTGATTTGCCCATGCTGGTTTCTTTGCCCAGAGAGATTGATCAGAATGAGTGGTTGGCAAATAACA CGACGACATTTTTCAATCACATAAACCTCCAGTACAGTGCAATCTCTGAGTTCTGCACAGCAGAGACCTGCCCAGTGATGAATGCGTGTAATAC tcagtacttctggaCAGATGAGCGGGGGAAGAAAATAAAATGTACTGCACCACAGTATATTGATCTAGTGATGACCCACATCCAAAAACTACTGACTGATGAggaaatctttcctaccaagtATG GTAAAGAGTTCCCGAGTACTTTCGAATCGCTCATCCAGAAGATTTGTCGCTACCTCTTCCATGTTCTTGCTCACATCTACTGTGCCCACTTCAAGGAGGTGGTGGCCCTCGAACTGCACCCACACCTCAATACTTTGTACATGCACTTTCTGATCTTTGTCAGGGAGTTCAATCTCGTTGACCCCAAGGAAACAGCCGTGATGAGGGACTTAACAGATGTTCTCCTCAGTGGTGCACCACAGCCCCAGAACCACGTCAACCACAGATGA